A single region of the Plasmodium malariae genome assembly, chromosome: 7 genome encodes:
- the RPF1 gene encoding ribosome production factor 1, putative has translation MTKEKRLSIKEIENIDIDKFNELSRFTKNKHRKNALKGKAYIKKLVLRRQKKDEIKCKQALNIPVEKKIPRSIEKLAIFDESKLNAENEKFLLDETFIDEFSDYFKQNKEPNIVITSIKRPSKNTILFMKELSLVFPHIFYEPRLKHSIEFLIKNSIENKFSTFILIEEGINKHPKYMFICTLPNGPTAKYNLTNLVYAHKKKKTDIEITTLPPEVYITNFNTFIGQRIKRQLHTLVPRNPKYKGQKIVVFYNQRDFIFFRHFKYNFLNKRKCSLNEIGPGFTLQLLSLKDGLINDKEKMYEFVLRPDMKVNRKRMYL, from the exons ATGACCAAGGAAAAACGTCTGTCCATAAaggaaatagaaaatattgaTATCGATAAATTTAATGAACTCTCAcgttttacaaaaaataaacataggAAAAATGCTCTAAAAGGAaaagcatatataaaaaaattagtattacgtagacaaaaaaaagacgAAATAAAGTGCAAACAAGCATTAAATATACctgttgaaaaaaaaataccaaGAAGTATAGAGAAGTTAGCAATTTTTGATGAATCTAAATTAAATgctgaaaatgaaaaattctTATTAGATGAAACATTTATAGATGAATTCAGTGattattttaaacaaaataaagaaccAAATATTGTTATAACATCAATTAAAAGACCATcaaaaaatactatattatttatgaagGAATTATCATTAGTATTtccacatattttttatgagcCCAGATTAAAACACTCAATTGaatttcttataaaaaattcaatagaaaataaattctctacatttatattaattgaaGAAGGTATTAATAAACAtccaaaatatatgtttatatgtaccTTACCAAATGGTCCTACAgctaaatataatttaacaaatCTTGTTTAtgcacacaaaaaaaaaaaaacagacaTTGAAATTACAACATTACCTCCAGAAgtttatataacaaattttaatacattCATTGGTCAGAGAATAAAAAGACAATTACACACCTTAGTACCTCGTAATCCTAAGTATAAAGGTCAAAAAATTgttgttttttataatcagagggattttattttttttcgtcaTTTTAA atataattttcttaacaAAAGGAAATGCAGTTTAAATGAAATAGGCCCAGGGTTTACCTTACAGTTACTTAGCTTGaag gaTGGACTTATTAacgataaagaaaaaatgtacgAGTTTGTGCTACGTCCAGATATGAAAGTTAATAGAAAGAGGATGTACTTGTAG
- the SAMS gene encoding S-adenosylmethionine synthetase, putative, which yields MSQLKVKRGNFLFTSESVNEGHPDKICDQISDAILDACLREDPESKVACEVCAKKNFIFIFGEITTKAKVDYDKVTRDVLKHIGYDDEEKGLNYKTADIKIFVDEQSPDIAQCVHENKKPELIGAGDQGIMFGYATDETENYMPLTHHYATLLGKRLTEVRKLGILPYLRPDGKTQITIEYKNKASCGGHMEPLRVHTVLISTQHAENVKYEQLKSDLMENVVKYVIPEKLLDDDTLYYLNPSGKFVLGGPAADAGLTGRKIICDTYGGWGAHGGGAFSGKDPSKVDRSAAYYLRYIAKSLVANKFCRRVLVQASYSIGIANPISLNVNSYGTVSTGYTDYDLEQIILRNFDLRPGFIIEELKLKEPIFSKTSAYGHFGRDDCSFRWEKIKDLTHEKNVLKN from the coding sequence ATGAGTCAACTAAAAGTTAAGAGaggaaattttttgtttacgTCAGAATCAGTTAATGAAGGCCATCCAGACAAAATTTGTGATCAGATATCGGATGCAATATTGGATGCTTGTTTGAGGGAAGATCCAGAAAGCAAAGTTGCTTGTGAAGTATGtgcaaagaaaaattttatttttatatttggtGAAATAACCACAAAGGCAAAAGTAGACTATGATAAAGTTACAAGAGATGTTTTGAAGCATATTGGTtatgatgatgaagaaaaaggtttaaattataagactgctgatataaaaatatttgttgaTGAACAGTCCCCTGATATTGCACAATGTGTGCATGAAAATAAGAAACCGGAACTAATTGGTGCAGGTGATCAGGGAATTATGTTTGGATATGCAACTGATGAAACAGAAAATTATATGCCTTTAACACATCATTATGCTACATTATTAGGTAAAAGATTAACAGAAGTTCGAAAATTAGGAATATTACCTTATTTACGTCCAGATGGAAAAACTCAAATAACtattgaatataaaaataaagctaGCTGTGGTGGTCATATGGAACCTTTACGTGTTCATACAGTTTTAATATCTACACAACACGCAGAGAAtgtaaaatatgaacagcTCAAGTCCGATTTGATGGAAAATGTagttaaatatgtaataccAGAAAAATTGTTGGATGATgatacattatattatttgaacCCCTCAGGAAAATTTGTTCTTGGTGGACCAGCAGCAGACGCTGGATTAACaggaagaaaaattatatgtgaTACGTATGGTGGTTGGGGTGCTCATGGTGGTGGTGCATTTTCAGGTAAAGATCCATCCAAAGTTGATCGTTCAGCTGCTTATTATTTACGTTATATTGCAAAATCGTTAGTTGCAAACAAATTTTGTAGGAGAGTCTTAGTGCAAGCATCTTATTCTATTGGGATTGCTAACCCCATATCACTAAACGTTAATTCGTATGGTACTGTAAGTACTGGATATACTGATTATGATTTGGagcaaataattttaagaaattttgATCTGAGACCGGGATTTATTATTGAAGAGTTAAAATTAAAGGAGCCTATTTTCTCAAAAACGTCAGCTTATGGCCATTTTGGAAGGGATGACTGCTCCTTTAGGtgggaaaaaattaaagaccTAACCCacgaaaaaaatgttttaaagaattaa
- the PmUG01_07033600 gene encoding ubiquitin-like protein, putative: protein MEEDSIRIKVKSIDNEEYELTVKTSMNTEEIKSIIAEKKKVNKNDIRLIYQGQCLSNEKTIADYNVQNDHIIHLVVRKKENVNTNNDDNQNDRTSTTTFRNNDSNIISDPVHINFTSAMSYNNSSNANNSNNNNSNATNNNSNSNGNVFTNHSTNPLPNSNGATPLYFTHMRVTRNDNIENDLMGQTNICSLLNDIMSQVNINPNFIYGAATAAATAAANVAASNTSPSGTTNGMAGGTTSTSTNAGTNASTNASTNAATNACTYIGEGENIFAAAMRTNGMNVNVSDFVNIINNSNKGGKDSNNSNSKKVDPNENNKNKEGEEEKKNWALMEKSYDKNNNKGTHANEEQKKEKEKREKLKRHITSDRRNNNYDYNKERSDPNNNSNDSSSSGNSDDGKSNNEDVQGKEVEENKQTKKIKKKRKNVMNEKKIPNNYKHEKEGKYHSDYSKKSGTSDSESVSSNSRSSTSGNAHIKEEKKRLEKIRKNSKKRHLKNKHKKEKMYDYNSYTSDEDDEYTRKGGRVRRDKGKEKEKRKKQSNMFDPNFLYHRNYMHDNNARTNRQWNYLYNGRKDLINLGGGVDAGAGARAYPFPVDNALRSGMFYNDNKNFLNYRDDISDTYDYMNGANIAKEEFIKNKERKKKKIYREEDYNSSSKNTFNPVGNMVGSNMADLNNSTNTCNVSTVNNINSANNVNSVVNNNVSNMNSVNNNVVNTVNNACRNVNINKSMIDMPHLLKNSNECFSNGLIDENTNLPKSNYANIVPFNEVERNNQIIRNDSFRTNSRIILNEDADGLLSDNNSVSGNMRSIQMSSDRRNSALRRSDLKCLNDMNDSEYKNVEMNIPWRVIEQLLVLLEEETGYRRPDLSSYINSYYNSNSIYVFFYLFVHINNIINSIIIQFNHANFLNNDITMSSFSRISIILSLASVIFSRLSNFFFVFYDNFYCNNYGRNYRYTNPIDHEFLREIRNLYFSNNRNNNNTNSSGRFYENNLYSNNNYIPMNMNAYNQNNSTFLNNINDNYYPLPYNDIRNICNRTNLQQEFEDYYKNYLNSVKDNSRNMLLRKEYTHYREYPYRNQVSSPKEDYLNHNKMSKVNKLNKNSSKNNNINSNHSNSNHFFNEKMYNKINKNSKWNNNNPFSLFPGQNNKPLLYASKKKRTDEKEIKKKMKKYYKAFGAKGLCRDGNSFNSKSDSGSDNSSSNSGSRSRSNSSSISIRKIKRNSNNVPNGLGYNAGNLRHKEKWMNDIFKNILKNNKNGGKINEKTLKNDEKCLKNVEKDDDKKKLSNNLLNDKFICYDSNIDDIYDLSEDGNEKDNMTLKKGQNEGEQEGKNTYKGKIWNTHEKEKKNNNISQEENAVDTPVECNEIRNHSSNQNDNALVSDDRTANNPPLPNINLANIFNNVQNQMVNSNMQDATPRDKFEGMPDEVKERYKRWVENTQIFSGQMIKICRNRRPLSNAYIGDNSSKDNVSYSNFLPFLWKKNMSTINVNFNLEISDELLNAFDLHVLEFVKKSIKNNEDYKSEKFKYPNLSLCEELFEEVEKKDK, encoded by the exons ATGGAAGAGGATAGCATAAGGATAAAAGTGAAAAGCATAGACAACGAGGAGTATGAGCTAACGGTGAAAACAAGTATGAACACAGAAGAGATAAAGAGTATAATAgctgagaaaaaaaaagtaaataaaaatgatataagaCTAATATATCAAGGGCAGTGTTTATCTAATGAGAAAACTATTGCAGATTATAATGTACAAAATGatcatataattcatttagtagttaggaaaaaggaaaatgttaatactaataatgatgataatcAAAATGACAGAACGAGTACTACCacatttagaaataatgatAGTAACATTATAAGCGATCCAgtacatattaattttacgtCAGCTATGAGTTACAACAACAGTAGTAATGcgaataatagtaataataataattccaATGCTActaataacaatagtaatagtaatggtAACGTTTTTACAAACCATAGTACAAACCCTCTTCCTAATTCCAACGGAGCAACCCCTCTTTATTTTACGCATATGAGAGTAACCAGAAAtgataatatagaaaatgatTTAATGGGTCAGACAAATATATGTTCACTACTTAATGATATAATGAGTCAAGTTAATATTAAtcctaattttatttatggaGCTGCTACAGCGGCAGCTACTGCGGCTGCAAATGTTGCAGCTTCGAATACATCACCCAGTGGAACGACTAATGGGATGGCTGGTGGAACAACTAGTACCTCTACCAATGCTGGAACTAATGCATCAACCAATGCGTCAACGAACGCTGCTACCAATGCATGTACTTATATAGGAGAAggagaaaatatttttgcagCCGCCATGCGAACAAATGGAATGAATGTGAATGTAAGCGATTTTGTAAACATCATCAACAATAGTAACAAAGGGGGGAAGGATAGTAACAACAGCAATAGTAAAAAAGTTGATCCAaacgaaaataataaaaacaaagaaggagaagaagaaaaaaaaaattgggcTCTTATGGAAAAGAGTTACGacaagaataataataaaggtaCACATGCAAatgaagaacaaaaaaaggagaaggAAAAACgggaaaaattgaaaagacATATTACATCAGATAGacgaaataataattatgattaTAATAAAGAGAGAAGTGATCcaaataataacagtaacgATAGCAGTAGTAGTGGTAATAGTGACGATGGTAAAAGTAACAATGAAGATGTACAAGGCAAAGAAGTAGAAGAAAACAAGCaaacaaaaaagataaagaaaaagagaaaaaatgtaatgaatgaaaaaaaaattcccaataattataaacatGAAAAGGAAGGAAAATATCATTCGGactattcaaaaaaaagtgGCACATCAGATAGCGAATCGGTTAGTAGTAATTCTAGGTCATCTACTTCAGGTAATGCACAtataaaggaagaaaaaaagagattagagaagataagaaaaaatagcaaaaaaagaCATCTAAAGAACAaacataaaaaggaaaaaatgtacGATTATAATAGCTATACGTCAGATGAGGATGATGAATATACTAGAAAAGGAGGAAGAGTAAGAAGAGacaaaggaaaagaaaaagaaaagagaaaaaagcaAAGTAATATGTTCGATCCAAATTTCCTGTATCATCGCAATTACATGCATGACAATAACGCAAGAACAAACCGTCAGTGGAATTACCTATATAATGGAAGAAAGGACTTAATCAATTTAGGAGGGGGAGTTGATGCAGGTGCAGGTGCAAGAGCTTATCCCTTTCCTGTTGACAATGCTCTAAGATCTGGAATGTTTTATAATgacaataaaaattttcttaattatagAGATGATATAAGTGATACATATGACTATATGAATGGGGCAAATATTGCAAAGGAggaattcataaaaaataaagaaagaaaaaaaaaaaaaatttacagaGAAGAGGATTATAACAGTAGTAGTAAAAACACATTTAATCCTGTAGGCAATATGGTTGGTAGCAATATGGCAGATCTTAACAACAGTACGAATACTTGTAATGTTAGCACTGTGAATAACATTAACAGCGCTAACAATGTCAACAGTGTTGTTAACAACAATGTAAGTAATATGAACagtgttaataataatgtagtAAATACTGTTAACAATGCGTGTAGAAATGTAAACATAAACAAGAGCATGATTGACATGCCCCACTTACTGAAAAATTCTAATGAATGTTTTTCAAATGGATTAATAgatgaaaatacaaatttaccAAAAAGTAATTATGCAAATATAGTTCCTTTCAATGAAGTAGAAAGAAATAATCAAATAATTAGAAATGATTCTTTTAGAACAAATTCTAGGATAATACTAAATGAAGATGCAGATGGTTTATTATCTGACAATAATTCTGTTTCAGGAAATATGAGATCTATTCAAATGTCAAGTGATAGAAGAAATAGTGCTTTAAGAAGAAGTGACCTGAAATGTTTAAATGATATGAACGATtcagaatataaaaatgtggaAATGAATATACCATGGAGAGTAATAGAACAATTATTAGTTCTGTTAGAAGAAGAAACGGGGTATAGAAGACCTGATTTGTCGTCGTATATTAATTCTTATTATAACTCTAATTcgatttatgtatttttttatctttttgttcacataaataatattattaacagcATTATTATTCAGTTTAACCATgcgaattttttaaataatgatataactATGTCATCCTTTTCACGAATAAGCATTATACTCTCCCTAGCATCGGTAATTTTTTCTAGACTGtctaatttcttttttgttttttatgaTAACTTTTATTGCAATAATTATGGAAGGAATTATAGATACACAAATCCAATAGATCATGAATTCTTAAGAGAAATTAGGAATCTATATTTTTCGAATaacagaaataataataatactaatagTAGTGGTAGGTTTTATGAGAACAATCTATACAGTAATAACAACTACATACCAATGAATATGAATGCATATAATCAAAATAATTCTACATTTCTAAACAATATTAATGACAACTATTACCCTCTCCCATATAATgatattagaaatatttgtaataggACAAACTTGCAGCAAGAATTTGaagattattataaaaattatttaaattcaGTTAAAGATAATAGCAGAAATATGCTTTTACGTAAAGAATACACACATTATAGGGAGTATCCATATAGAAACCAAGTTTCTTCACCAAAAGAAGACTACTTGAACCATAACAAAATGAGCAAAGtaaacaaattaaacaaaaatagtagtaaaaataataatattaatagtaaccatagtaatagtaatcatttctttaatgaaaaaatgtacaataaaataaataaaaactccaaatggaataataataaccctttttctctttttcccGGGCAGAACAACAAACCACTACTGTATGCtagtaagaaaaaaagaactgatgaaaaggaaatcaaaaaaaagatgaagaagTATTATAAGGCATTTGGTGCAAAAGGCCTATGTAGAGATGGAAATTCCTTCAACAGTAAAAGTGATAGTGGTAGTGACAACAGTAGTAGTAACAGTGGAAGTAGAAGTAGaagtaatagtagtagtattagtattagaaaaattaaacgaAACAGTAATAATGTTCCAAATGGCTTAGGTTATAATGCAGGAAATTTAAGgcataaagaaaaatggatgaacgatatttttaaaaacattctaaaaaataataaaaatgggggaaaaataaatgaaaaaactttGAAGAACGACGagaaatgtttaaaaaatgtagaaaaagacgatgataaaaaaaaattatcaaataatttattaaatgacaaatttatatgttatgaTAGCAACATAgatgatatatatgatttatcAGAAGATGGAAATGAAAAGGATAATATgactttaaaaaaaggacaaaATGAGGGAGAAcaagaaggaaaaaatacgtataaaggaaaaatttgGAATACgcatgaaaaggaaaaaaaaaataataatatatcacaAGAAGAAAATGCGGTGGATACACCTGTGGAATGTAATGAAATAAGAAATCATAGTAGTAATCAAAATGATAATGCACTGGTTAGTGATGACAGAACTGCAAATAATCCACCCTTGCCAAATATTAACCttgcaaatatttttaacaatgtTCAAAATCAAATGGTGAATAGCAACATGCAGGATGCAACCCCGCGCGATAAA TTTGAAGGTATGCCTGATGAGGTGAAAGAAAGATATAAAAGATGGGTGGAAAACACGCAAATATTTTCAGGACAA ATGATAAAAATTTGCCGAAATAGAAGACCATTAAGCAATGCATACATTGGAGATAATTCATCAAAAGATAATGTATCTTACAGCAACTTCTTACCATTCCT GTGGAAAAAAAACATGAGCACAATAAACGTCAATTTTAATCTAGAAATAAGcgat GAATTACTGAACGCCTTTGATTTACACGTATTGGAATTTGTAAAGAAGTCAATTAAAAACAATGAAGATTACAAATCCGAGAAGTTTAAATATccaa aTCTTTCTCTTTGTGAGGAACTTTTTGAAGaagtggaaaaaaaagataagtaG
- the PmUG01_07033400 gene encoding conserved Plasmodium protein, unknown function, with translation MFNLSSLLIGKKNTKVEGRGSSDNGNNENDSGENNADRRNNESVKIKLINMQEYKTKKFLDERKNVNAWSANNDGKKKKSNKDDNKKEKKKEVKKKGEEKKGEENKVEAKKEETKKEEAKIDESKKEEAKKGEMKKGEKASSPVKLFIPSVLRNKLVREIKEVKEKKEDLFPDLLQSKKSNKKEKEKKKSVTPQKKNKKEKTDKKKQEEENEEQNHVQIEQIPKIIFNIFDVVDKKYEYERIIRNPDKVLEKYKNKKKFEDSAVLCN, from the coding sequence atgtttaatcTAAGTAGTCTgttaataggaaaaaaaaatacaaaggTGGAAGGAAGAGGTTCCTCTGATAATGGAAATAACGAGAATGACAGTGGAGAAAATAATGCCGATAGAAGGAATAACGAAAGCGTAAAAatcaaattaataaatatgcaaGAATATAAAACCAAAAAGTTTTTAGACGAAcgaaaaaatgttaatgcGTGGAGCGCAAATAATGATggtaaaaagaagaaaagcaACAAggatgataataaaaaagaaaagaaaaaagaagtaaagaAAAAGGGGGAAGAGAAAAAGGGGGAGGAGAATAAGGTGGAGGCGAAAAAGGAGGAGACGAAAAAGGAAGAGGCAAAAATAGACGAGTCAAAAAAAGAGGAAGCCAAAAAGGGGGAGATGAAAAAAGGCGAAAAAGCTTCCAGCccagtaaaattatttatacccTCTGTACTAAGAAATAAACTAGtaagagaaataaaagaagtaaaagaaaaaaaagaggactTATTCCCTGATTTGTTACAGtctaaaaaatcaaataaaaaagaaaaagaaaaaaagaaaagcgtAACCcctcagaaaaaaaataaaaaagagaaaacagataaaaaaaaacaagaagaAGAAAACGAAGAACAAAACCATGTACAAATAGAACAAATaccaaaaattatttttaatatttttgatgTAGTAGATAAGAAATATGAATATGAACGAATAATAAGAAATCCAGACAAAGTtctagaaaaatataaaaataaaaaaaaatttgaagatTCAGCTGTTCTATGTAATTAG
- the PmUG01_07033500 gene encoding dynein intermediate chain, putative, translated as MKSNTLEKKKKKKVQGLSEAPKGAETESKENEIRKTSIQNNVCAHILCNKNETFTRFLFPKNPRAFNNLIEFSFSNEQFVPVDHIDHTVFHLDLKSCLIRKDSDEGKKQIDIIKKKIEKANHFTFLNGNGYRYAYCIYHKSKNCFDYVDRYTQTVPKLFKYAAVCSSCINCTPFHISVCQSIIYDAYLLEFQKMSKEDDKADKEKYNSDKKEDEEKCKKCSSNVDLCFSPDSCTGGGEDSDAGSSNYSDDAKIATVLFSSSSSSDNNSDVVSEDNDYINKAAYTNGDEKGEEYEDEDEYDEEGDEYDEEDEYDEEDAYEEEDAYEEEDAYEEEDEYQGKERYDEGEIQDEGDRHVEGGNYNDGDDDKHTGGEGTTDVDVNNSRKENLKRENNDIMKSLKSRVKGVKENETVRKKDDDSLLNEKKKKKKKNNYDNYSCYNGTNNGVVKIKKRKKKKKTSISGKHELYFINYKDLKEQKHEELKFIYHDNKVKKNDTKIIQKKRFLKTLKLMDRIYNKNNEEDIYLCYKNKNNKNILTKLWVFSLNSYHLVVTDIKFHPFYEDLFAISFKNNDLKMNMGILCCFTFKNTKSPEHFLKTNFHIHSIEWSSVNYSIIIIGLSNGNICIYDLKKKKKDRLIFESNFRQIYNRDIISQILFHQKSKIFYSVSYDGCVFSWKYNNKFTVGEKLLTLEKDITDFSDSLNIIHTQSITCIDFNPFKTNLFLIGTNKGKIYLYSSTYSDNYLNFYNEHTMSINSISYNKFKKDIFISSSYDWTIRIWDQKRKNSLLIFDIKEVPPENALTVAQASRYECSPVMRCVYDVSWSPFLSTCFFVISANAHGNIHIYDLSIDINKAIISEAITKKKKLRKLCVNKFKEVILIGEENGNIYSYKISYTFNQMYMDYLKGKISKSFQIQIMNSFLSKVQ; from the exons ATGAAATCAAATacattagaaaaaaaaaaaaagaaaaaagtgcAAGGATTAAGTGAAGCACCAAAGGGGGCAGAAACGGAAAGCAAAGAAAACGAAATAAGGAAAACATCAATTCAAAATAATGTATGTGCTCATATTTTGTGCAAC aaaaatgaaaCGTTTACAAGATTTTTATTTCCAAAAAATCCAAGAGCCTTTAACAATTTGATCGAGTTTTCCTTTTCGAATGAGCAATTTGTACCAGTAGATCACATAGACCATACAGTTTTTCATTTGGACTTGAAATC ATGTCTAATTAGGAAGGACAGCGATGAggggaaaaaacaaatagacataataaaaaagaaaattgagAAAGCAAATCATTTTACATTCCTAAATGGAAACGGTTACAGATATGCAT ATTGCATATATCACAAGTCTAAAAATTGCTTTGACTACGTTGACAGATACACCCAGACAGTTCCGAAATTATTTAAGTACGCCGCTGT TTGTTCATCATGCATCAACTGTACTCCTTTTCACATATCAGTTTGTCAGTCTATAATATATGACGCATATTTGCTCGAGTTCCAAAAGATGTCCAAGGAGGACGATAAAGCG gataaagaaaaatataatagcgataaaaaagaagacgAGGAAAAATGTAAGAAATGCAGCAGCAATGTAGATCTATGTTTTAGCCCTGACTCATGTACCGGTGGAGGAGAGGATTCAGATGCTGGCTCAAGCAACTACTCTGATGATGCAAAAATTGCAACagttcttttttcttcttctagTTCGAGTGATAACAACTCGGATGTAGTTAGCGAAGATAAtgattatataaacaaaGCAGCTTATACCAATGGGGATGAAAAGGGGGAAGAATATGAGGACGAAGATGAATATGATGAAGAGGGGGACGAATATGATGAGGAGGATGAGTATGATGAGGAGGATGCGTATGAAGAGGAGGATGCTTATGAAGAGGAGGATGCTTATGAAGAGGAGGATGAGTATCAAGGGAAGGAGAGGTATGATGAAGGGGAAATACAGGATGAAGGAGACAGACATGTTGAAGGGGGAAATTATAATGACGGAGATGATGATAAGCATACTGGGGGAGAAGGTACCACCGATGTTGATGTAAATAACAgcagaaaagaaaatttaaaaagagaaaacaaTGACATAATGAAATCTTTGAAAAGTCGTGTTAAGGGTGTGAAAGAAAACGAGAccgtaagaaaaaaagacgATGACTCCTTgcttaatgaaaaaaaaaaaaaaaaaaaaaaaaacaactaTGATAATTACAGCTGTTATAATGGTACGAATAATGGGGTagttaaaataaagaagaggaagaaaaaaaaaaagacatcaATTAGTGGAAAACATGAACtatattttatcaattacaaagatttaaaagaacaaaaacaTGAAgagttaaaatttatttatcacGACAATAAGGTAAAAAAGAACGATAcgaaaataatacaaaaaaaaagattcttaaaaacattaaaattaatggatagaatatataataaaaataatgaagaagatatttacttatgttataaaaataaaaataataaaaatatattaacaaaattatgggtattttctttaaattctTATCATTTAGTTGTTACTGATATTAAATTTCATCCTTTCTATGAAGATTTATTTGctatatcttttaaaaataatgaccTAAAAATGAACATGGGTATATTGTgttgttttacttttaaaaatactaaaagtcctgaacattttttaaaaactaattttcatatacatTCGATTGAATGGTCATCTGTGAATTAttctataataattattggCTTATCTAAtggaaatatatgtatatatgatttaaaaaaaaaaaaaaaagacagaTTGATTTTTGAAAGTAATTTTagacaaatatataacagGGATATAATTTCccaaatattatttcatcagaaaagcaaaatattCTATTCTGTTTCTTATGATGGATGTGTTTTTAGTTGgaagtataataataaatttaccGTAggtgaaaaattattaactttAGAAAAAGACATCACTGACTTTAGCgattctttaaatattatacatacacaatCAATAACATGTATTGACTTCAATCCTTTTAAAACTAATCTATTTCTAATTGGAACAAATAAGGGGAAAATTTATCTCTATTCTAGTACCTACTctgataattatttaaatttttataacgAGCATACCATGTCTATTAACTCTATTTCGTATAACAAATTCAAAAAGGACATCTTCATTTCGTCATCCTACGACTGGACCATAAGGATATGGGAtcaaaagagaaaaaacTCTCTGCTCATATTCGACATCAAGGAGGTACCTCCAGAAAACGCGCTCACAGTTGCACAGGCATCTCGTTACGAGTGTTCCCCTGTTATGAGA TGCGTATATGATGTGAGCTGGTCCCCTTTTTTGTCTACCTGCTTCTTTGTCATAAGTGCAAATGCTCATggaaatattcatatatatgatcTAAGTATTGACATAAATAAAGCAATAATTAGTGAAgcaataacaaaaaaaaaaaagctaagAAAATTATGTGTTAATAAATTCAAAGAAGTCATACTTATAGGTGAagaaaatggaaatatatattcttataaaatatctTATACATTTAATCAAATGTATATGGACTATttgaaaggaaaaattagTAAGTCTTTTCAAATTCAAATAATGAATTCATTCTTAAGTAAAGTCCAGTAA